Proteins found in one Takifugu flavidus isolate HTHZ2018 chromosome 7, ASM371156v2, whole genome shotgun sequence genomic segment:
- the lrrc7 gene encoding leucine-rich repeat-containing protein 7 isoform X2: MDNYSTLQLQCLEMTTKRKLIGRLVPCRCFRGEEEVISVLDYSHCSLQQVPKEIFSFERTLEELYLDANQIEELPKQLFSCQALKKLSMPDNDLSNLPTTIASLVNLKELDISKNGIQEFPDNIKCCKGLSVVEASVNPITKLPDGFTQLLNLTQLFLNDAFLEYLPANFGRLSKLRILELRENHLKTMPKSIHRLTQLERLDLGSNEFSDVPEVLEQIHSLKELWLDNNSLQSIPGCLGKLRQLRYLDLAKNRIETLDTDISGCEALEDLLLSSNMLQHLPDSIGMLKKLTTLKVDDNQLTSLPNTIGSLSLLEEFDCSCNELESLPPTIGYLHSLRTFAADENFLTELPREIGNCKNVTVMSLRSNKLEFLPDEIGQMTKLRVLNLSDNRLKNLPFTFTKLKDLAALWLSDNQSKALIPLQTEAHPETKQKVLTNYMFPQQPRHDEDYQSDSDSFNPTLWEEQRQQRMTVAFDFEDKKEEEDNSGKVKVEINLKRYPTPYPEDLKNMVKSVQSLVGKNVHTGLGHQHQHQHQLSAGTVTSVGPNMDHTHLSKEPYEPPWPLPPKEVTDREMQDFSQSQLMDQGSIHNSGIDIPKRKDKEDLTESSEDSMGGSPNDIRISDMRPTLVEPPIYKPKVVLLGKDKKESTDEEVDKLHCLNHSGSSATYSDYSPSQGSSGSSNPPANPHAHTHAHSHPHKHTPALPAPSKDQAPQSHWTNRLAQSFPKPIDSKPLLSQRETPPSGTLQQRGDRRPLSEPFDWSEAPHYDNTGFDAEESPMDASSSTGSQGNPPLGSKPRSQSTHGRRPLMRQERIVGVPLELDTQTLPFHSNQRSTPDNDPQSTGPSSQNPWQNWTRTPSPLEDRTAFPSKLDITPTSSPHPDRKNMDPRLDQSAGPLPGSWTYHNNQEDQNRKDQLSVSGGNKVTVVMSKSSDRLSPMMREMRSKFKKSQSIDEIDIGSYKVYSIPVDNYSSSIEQQTSLDRPELPGSMEQTSMARSQSAPMLDDELGFPGHGVNSQNQSAINQKPAIPHKAYHFDHNYNPQVTIDRRIPPPFPNTPDYINHAPKALEYISQTGKTLPKELVSPRYRDYPPLEMFSFAQSPINQDGTPSQQQPIPTPRSRPGFLRRADSLVSSTELALFRRVHEAQQEALQEAQYRHQTDPPLYSRAVAYSTPMEHSALPGVADGQSQMMHNKRNGRYDDDYPTYQEQKKPMIGYPTKSLTQRRPLSARSYSTETYGASQARPVSARPTMAALLEKMPPDYALATCPEKASEDTIKVRPVVPEKPEDITSRMPADWRQQLLRHIEAKRLDRSGVLKHNTLTLGMLCQGGGHGQGHTSTLNFNLYNNTKHEPPAGRWLPLPPPPSTNATPSQQGAILENDQEGVTGSSQWAPYSLGRRDVPPDNLIKKTVHSHNPSSHQSHNTHMIVTSSSSSSSTTPHRVVNQQGYDGMMSKGGQYQPGMPLSVVPSGGPGQYQGNMSQGHAAPGQGYTSSGLPMVLSSSGNQPQYNPHSSHSSGHQSGLPSTNPQYHSNQGMIHSNQVVMTHTNPRPQSARCLLQTKGQKSTDGFHEQLCVRIEKNPGLGFSISGGISGQGNPFKPSDMGIFVTRVQHDGPAASVLQPGDKILQMQGHAGYLPSGFYLMHKSCKDTKGMTKEERMGELSDPKLSRKEVEGEWMWN; this comes from the exons TGCAGTGTCTGGAAATGACCACTAAGCGGAAGCTGATTGGCCGGCTGGTGCCGTGCCGCTGTTTCCGGGGTGAAGAGGAGGTGATCTCGGTGTTGGACTACTCTCACTGCAGTCTGCAGCAGGTCCCCAAGGAGATCTTCAGCTTTGAGAGAACTTTGGAGGAGCTCTACCTAGATGCCAACCAGATAGAGGAACTACCCAAG CAACTCTTCAGCTGCCAGGCCTTGAAGAAGCTGAGCATGCCTGATAACGACCTGTCCAACCTACCAACCACCATTGCCAGCTTGGTTAACCTCAAAGAGCTGGACATCAGTAAAAACG GTATCCAGGAGTTTCCAGACAATATAAAATGCTGTAAAGGCCTGTCTGTGGTGGAGGCCAGCGTTAACCCCATCACCAA aCTCCCAGATGGTTTCACACAGCTCCTCAACCTGACCCAGCTCTTCTTAAATGATGCCTTCTTGGAATATTTACCAGCAAACTTTGGCAG GCTCTCAAAACTACGGATCTTGGAGCTGAGGGAGAACCACCTGAAAACCATGCCAAA GTCCATCCATAGACTGACACAGTTGGAGAGGTTGGATCTCGGTAGCAATGAATTCTCTGATGTG CCGGAGGTTTTGGAACAGATTCACAGCCTTAAAGAACTGTGGCTGGATAACAACTCCCTCCAGTCTATACCAGGG TGTCTAGGGAAACTTCGTCAGTTGCGGTACTTGGACTTGGCTAAGAACCGTATCGAGACGCTGGACACAGATATTTCAGGGTGTGAGGCCTTAGAGgacctgctgctctcctccaacATGCTGCAGCACCTGCCTGACAGTATAG GAATGTTGAAGAAGCTGACGACCTTAAAGGTGGACGACAACCAGCTGACCTCACTGCCTAACACCATCGGGAG TCTGTCGCTTTTGGAGGAGTTCGACTGTAGCTGTAATGAATTGGAGTCTTTGCCCCCCACCATCGGCTACCTTCACAGCCTGAGGACCTTTGCTGCAGATGAGAACTTCCTCACTGAGCTGCCCAGGGAG ATTGGTAACTGTAAGAACGTGACTGTAATGTCACTGCGGTCTAATAAATTGGAATTTCTTCCTGACGAGATTGGACAGATGACCAAACTACGAGTCCTCAACCTTAGTGACAACAg GTTAAAGAATCTACCGTTTACCTTCACTAAGCTGAAGGACCTGGCAGCTCTGTGGCTTTCTGACAATCAG TCTAAGGCTCTGATCCCGCTGCAGACAGAAGCCCACCCTGAAACCAAACAAAAGGTTTTGACCAACTACATGTTTCCTCAGCAACCGCGGCATGACGAGG attaTCAGTCGGACAGTGACAGCTTTAATCCTACCCTGTGGGAGgagcagagacagcagaggatgACTGTGGCCTTTGATTTTGAggacaagaaagaagaggaagacaatTCTGGGAAGGTCAAG gttGAGATAAACCTGAAGCGCTACCCAACACCCTACCCCGAGGACCTTAAGAACATGGTGAAGTCAGTGCAAAGCCTTGTGGGTAAAAATGTACACACGGGGCTtggacaccagcaccagcaccagcaccagctgaGCGCAGGCACTGTCACCTCAGTGGGACCCAACATGGACCATACACATCTCAGTAAAGAGCCATACGAACCACCGTGGCCGCTGCCTCCCAAAGAG gtgacagacagagagatgcAGGACTTCTCTCAGAGTCAGCTAATGGATCAGGGATCAATCCATAACTCTGGCATTGACATTCCCAAGAGGAAAGACAAAGAGGACCTGACTGAGAGCTCCGAG GACTCGATGGGCGGATCTCCTAATGACATCCGGATCTCAGATATGAGGCCCACACTGGTGGAGCCACCTATTTACAAACCAAAGGTGGTGTTATTGGGGAAAGACAAGAAAG AGTCGACAGATGAAGAGGTGGATAAGCTGCACTGTCTGAACCACAGCGGCTCGTCAGCCACCTACTCTGACTACTCTCCCTCGCagggctcctctggctcctccaaCCCTCCTGCCAAcccgcacgcgcacacgcacgcacactctcACCCGCATAAACACACTCCCGCTCTGCCAGCCCCGAGCAAGGACCAGGCTCCTCAGTCACACTGGACCAACAG aTTGGCTCAGTCATTCCCTAAGCCCATTGACTCCAAGCCCCTGCTATCTCAAAGAGAGACGCCTCCCTCAGGAACCCTGCAGCAGCGAGGAGATCGGCGGCCACTGAGTGAGCCCTTCGATTGGTCTGAGGCCCCTCACTATGACAACACAGGTTTTGATGCCGAGGAGTCCCCTATGGATGCTTCGTCATCTACTGGGAGTCAAGGAAACCCACCGCTGGGCTCCAAACCTCGCAGCCAGTCGACACACGGGCGGCGCCCTCTCATGAGGCAAGAGCGTATCGTAGGCGTGCCCCTGGAGCTGGACACTCAGACGCTACCTTTCCACAGCAACCAGCGTTCCACTCCAGACAATGACCCACAGTCCACTGGACCTTCTTCCCAGAACCCTTGGCAGAATTGGACCAGAACGCCCAGCCCTTTGGAAGACCGGActgcttttccttccaaactggaTATAACACCCACCTCCAGCCCACACCCTGACCGCAAGAACATGGACCCAAG GCTGGACCAAAGTGCAGGGCCTTTGCCTGGCAGCTGGACATACCACAACAACCAGGAGGATCAAAACAGGAAGGATCAGCTAAGTGTCAGTGGGGGCAACAAAGTGACAGTAGTGATGAGTAAAAGCTCTGACCGTTTGTCCCCCATGATGAGAGAGATGAGGTCCAAGTTTAAGAAATCGCAGAGCATTGATGAGATCGACATTGGCTCCTACAAAGTGTACAG TATTCCAGTGGACAACTACAGTTCTTCCATCGAGCAGCAGACAAGCCTGGACCGGCCCGAGTTGCCTGGCTCCATGGAGCAGACCAGTATGGCGCGGTCACAGTCTGCCCCCATGTTAGACGATGAGCTGGGATTCCCGGGACACGGAGTCAATAGTCAGAACCAGTCTGCAATAAACCAAAAACCTGCCATCCCGCACAAGGCGTATCATTTTGACCACAACTACAACCCACAG GTGACCATTGACCGTCGaatccctcctcccttccccaaTACACCGGATTATATTAACCACGCACCAAAGGCCTTGGAGTACATTagtcaaacaggaaaaacattaCCCAAAGAGTTGGTGAGCCCGCGGTATCGTGACTATCCACCGTTGGAGATGTTCTCTTTCGCTCAATCACCGATCAACCAGGACGGTACGCCCAGCCAGCAACAGCCCATCCCAACGCCGCGTTCCAGGCCGGGCTTTTTGAGGAGAGCGGATTCACTGGTGAGCTCAACAGAGCTCGCTTTGTTCCGAAGGGTTCATGaagcccagcaggaggccctGCAAGAGGCACAGTACAGACATCAG ACGGACCCCCCTCTTTACAGTCGGGCTGTGGCCTATTCCACCCCCATGGAGCACTCAGCCCTCCCCGGTGTGGCAGATGGTCAGAGCCAGATGATGCATAATAAGAGAAATGGTCGCTATGATGATGACTATCCCACCTaccaggagcagaagaagccaATGATTGGATACCCAACCAAGAGTTTGACTCAGCGTCGCCCCCTGTCGGCCAGAAGCTACAGCACCGAAACCTATGGAGCATCGCAG GCCCGTCCAGTGTCAGCTCGTCCCACCATGGCTGCCCTGCTGGAGAAGATGCCCCCTGACTATGCTCTGGCAACTTGCCCTGAGAAAGCATCTGAGGACACCATTAAAGTGAGACCTGTCGTACCAGAGAAGCCCGAGGATATCACCTCCAGGATGCCCGCTGATTGGAGACAGCAGCTCCTTCGCCACATTGAGGCCAAACGATTGGATAGG AGTGGTGTCCTAAAGCACAACACGCTCACGCTGGGCATGCTCTGTCAGGGCGGGGGTCACGGCCAGGGGCACACCAGCACTTTGAACTTTAACCTTTACAATAACACTAAGCAtgagccccctgctggccgcTGGTTGCCACTACCTCCTCCGCCGTCTACTAATGCC ACTCCGTCTCAGCAGGGTGCCATACTTGAAAACGACCAGGAGGGGGTGACAGGGAGCAGCCAATGGGCTCCCTACTCACTTGGCAGGAGGGATGTCCCGCCTGATAATCTCATTAAAAAG ACTGTCCACTCTCACAATCCCTCTTCCCACcagtcacataacacacacatgattgtcacatcttcttcctcctcttcctccactacTCCTCATCGCGTGGTCAACCAACAGGGTTATGATGGGATGATGAGCAAAGGTGGACAGTACCAGCCAGGAATGCCACTGTCAGTGGTTCCCTCTGGGGGACCGGGTCAGTACCAGGGCAACATGTCTCAAG GTCACGCGGCTCCTGGGCAGGGGTACACTAGCTCGGGCCTACCCATGGTCCTGTCTTCATCTGGGAATCAGCCCCAGTACAACCCACATTCCTCTCACAGCTCGGGCCATCAGTCGGGCCTCCCCTCCACCAACCCACAGTACCACAGCAACCAGGGCATGATCCATAGCAACCAGGTTGTCATGACCCACACCAACCCACGACCACAGAGCGCTCGCTGCCTGTTGCAGACTAAAGGCCAGAAGAGCACAGATGGGTTTCACGAACAG ttGTGTGTGAGAATAGAGAAGAACCCTGGTCTTGGTTTCAGTATCTCTGGCGGCATCAGTGGCCAGGGGAACCCCTTCAAACCCTCTGATATG GGTATCTTTGTTACTAGGGTACAGCATGATGGACCCGCTGCATCTGTACTGCAGCCTGGAGACAAGATACTGCAG ATGCAGGGACACGCAGGATATTTACCCTCTGGCTTTTATTTGATGCATAAAAGCTGCAAGGACACAAAAGGGATGACAAAAGAAGAAAGGATGGGGGAATTAAGTGATCCAAAATTAAGTAGGAAAGAAGTGGAGGGTGAATGGATGTggaattaa
- the lrrc7 gene encoding leucine-rich repeat-containing protein 7 isoform X8, whose amino-acid sequence MDNYSTLQLQCLEMTTKRKLIGRLVPCRCFRGEEEVISVLDYSHCSLQQVPKEIFSFERTLEELYLDANQIEELPKQLFSCQALKKLSMPDNDLSNLPTTIASLVNLKELDISKNGIQEFPDNIKCCKGLSVVEASVNPITKLPDGFTQLLNLTQLFLNDAFLEYLPANFGRLSKLRILELRENHLKTMPKSIHRLTQLERLDLGSNEFSDVPEVLEQIHSLKELWLDNNSLQSIPGCLGKLRQLRYLDLAKNRIETLDTDISGCEALEDLLLSSNMLQHLPDSIGMLKKLTTLKVDDNQLTSLPNTIGSAKPKQGLSLLEEFDCSCNELESLPPTIGYLHSLRTFAADENFLTELPREIGNCKNVTVMSLRSNKLEFLPDEIGQMTKLRVLNLSDNRLKNLPFTFTKLKDLAALWLSDNQSKALIPLQTEAHPETKQKVLTNYMFPQQPRHDEDYQSDSDSFNPTLWEEQRQQRMTVAFDFEDKKEEEDNSGKVKVEINLKRYPTPYPEDLKNMVKSVQSLVGKNVHTGLGHQHQHQHQLSAGTVTSVGPNMDHTHLSKEPYEPPWPLPPKEDSMGGSPNDIRISDMRPTLVEPPIYKPKVVLLGKDKKESTDEEVDKLHCLNHSGSSATYSDYSPSQGSSGSSNPPANPHAHTHAHSHPHKHTPALPAPSKDQAPQSHWTNRLAQSFPKPIDSKPLLSQRETPPSGTLQQRGDRRPLSEPFDWSEAPHYDNTGFDAEESPMDASSSTGSQGNPPLGSKPRSQSTHGRRPLMRQERIVGVPLELDTQTLPFHSNQRSTPDNDPQSTGPSSQNPWQNWTRTPSPLEDRTAFPSKLDITPTSSPHPDRKNMDPRLDQSAGPLPGSWTYHNNQEDQNRKDQLSVSGGNKVTVVMSKSSDRLSPMMREMRSKFKKSQSIDEIDIGSYKVYSIPVDNYSSSIEQQTSLDRPELPGSMEQTSMARSQSAPMLDDELGFPGHGVNSQNQSAINQKPAIPHKAYHFDHNYNPQVTIDRRIPPPFPNTPDYINHAPKALEYISQTGKTLPKELVSPRYRDYPPLEMFSFAQSPINQDGTPSQQQPIPTPRSRPGFLRRADSLVSSTELALFRRVHEAQQEALQEAQYRHQTDPPLYSRAVAYSTPMEHSALPGVADGQSQMMHNKRNGRYDDDYPTYQEQKKPMIGYPTKSLTQRRPLSARSYSTETYGASQARPVSARPTMAALLEKMPPDYALATCPEKASEDTIKVRPVVPEKPEDITSRMPADWRQQLLRHIEAKRLDRSGVLKHNTLTLGMLCQGGGHGQGHTSTLNFNLYNNTKHEPPAGRWLPLPPPPSTNATPSQQGAILENDQEGVTGSSQWAPYSLGRRDVPPDNLIKKTVHSHNPSSHQSHNTHMIVTSSSSSSSTTPHRVVNQQGYDGMMSKGGQYQPGMPLSVVPSGGPGQYQGNMSQGHAAPGQGYTSSGLPMVLSSSGNQPQYNPHSSHSSGHQSGLPSTNPQYHSNQGMIHSNQVVMTHTNPRPQSARCLLQTKGQKSTDGFHEQLCVRIEKNPGLGFSISGGISGQGNPFKPSDMGIFVTRVQHDGPAASVLQPGDKILQMQGHAGYLPSGFYLMHKSCKDTKGMTKEERMGELSDPKLSRKEVEGEWMWN is encoded by the exons TGCAGTGTCTGGAAATGACCACTAAGCGGAAGCTGATTGGCCGGCTGGTGCCGTGCCGCTGTTTCCGGGGTGAAGAGGAGGTGATCTCGGTGTTGGACTACTCTCACTGCAGTCTGCAGCAGGTCCCCAAGGAGATCTTCAGCTTTGAGAGAACTTTGGAGGAGCTCTACCTAGATGCCAACCAGATAGAGGAACTACCCAAG CAACTCTTCAGCTGCCAGGCCTTGAAGAAGCTGAGCATGCCTGATAACGACCTGTCCAACCTACCAACCACCATTGCCAGCTTGGTTAACCTCAAAGAGCTGGACATCAGTAAAAACG GTATCCAGGAGTTTCCAGACAATATAAAATGCTGTAAAGGCCTGTCTGTGGTGGAGGCCAGCGTTAACCCCATCACCAA aCTCCCAGATGGTTTCACACAGCTCCTCAACCTGACCCAGCTCTTCTTAAATGATGCCTTCTTGGAATATTTACCAGCAAACTTTGGCAG GCTCTCAAAACTACGGATCTTGGAGCTGAGGGAGAACCACCTGAAAACCATGCCAAA GTCCATCCATAGACTGACACAGTTGGAGAGGTTGGATCTCGGTAGCAATGAATTCTCTGATGTG CCGGAGGTTTTGGAACAGATTCACAGCCTTAAAGAACTGTGGCTGGATAACAACTCCCTCCAGTCTATACCAGGG TGTCTAGGGAAACTTCGTCAGTTGCGGTACTTGGACTTGGCTAAGAACCGTATCGAGACGCTGGACACAGATATTTCAGGGTGTGAGGCCTTAGAGgacctgctgctctcctccaacATGCTGCAGCACCTGCCTGACAGTATAG GAATGTTGAAGAAGCTGACGACCTTAAAGGTGGACGACAACCAGCTGACCTCACTGCCTAACACCATCGGGAG TGCGAAGCCCAAGCAAGG TCTGTCGCTTTTGGAGGAGTTCGACTGTAGCTGTAATGAATTGGAGTCTTTGCCCCCCACCATCGGCTACCTTCACAGCCTGAGGACCTTTGCTGCAGATGAGAACTTCCTCACTGAGCTGCCCAGGGAG ATTGGTAACTGTAAGAACGTGACTGTAATGTCACTGCGGTCTAATAAATTGGAATTTCTTCCTGACGAGATTGGACAGATGACCAAACTACGAGTCCTCAACCTTAGTGACAACAg GTTAAAGAATCTACCGTTTACCTTCACTAAGCTGAAGGACCTGGCAGCTCTGTGGCTTTCTGACAATCAG TCTAAGGCTCTGATCCCGCTGCAGACAGAAGCCCACCCTGAAACCAAACAAAAGGTTTTGACCAACTACATGTTTCCTCAGCAACCGCGGCATGACGAGG attaTCAGTCGGACAGTGACAGCTTTAATCCTACCCTGTGGGAGgagcagagacagcagaggatgACTGTGGCCTTTGATTTTGAggacaagaaagaagaggaagacaatTCTGGGAAGGTCAAG gttGAGATAAACCTGAAGCGCTACCCAACACCCTACCCCGAGGACCTTAAGAACATGGTGAAGTCAGTGCAAAGCCTTGTGGGTAAAAATGTACACACGGGGCTtggacaccagcaccagcaccagcaccagctgaGCGCAGGCACTGTCACCTCAGTGGGACCCAACATGGACCATACACATCTCAGTAAAGAGCCATACGAACCACCGTGGCCGCTGCCTCCCAAAGAG GACTCGATGGGCGGATCTCCTAATGACATCCGGATCTCAGATATGAGGCCCACACTGGTGGAGCCACCTATTTACAAACCAAAGGTGGTGTTATTGGGGAAAGACAAGAAAG AGTCGACAGATGAAGAGGTGGATAAGCTGCACTGTCTGAACCACAGCGGCTCGTCAGCCACCTACTCTGACTACTCTCCCTCGCagggctcctctggctcctccaaCCCTCCTGCCAAcccgcacgcgcacacgcacgcacactctcACCCGCATAAACACACTCCCGCTCTGCCAGCCCCGAGCAAGGACCAGGCTCCTCAGTCACACTGGACCAACAG aTTGGCTCAGTCATTCCCTAAGCCCATTGACTCCAAGCCCCTGCTATCTCAAAGAGAGACGCCTCCCTCAGGAACCCTGCAGCAGCGAGGAGATCGGCGGCCACTGAGTGAGCCCTTCGATTGGTCTGAGGCCCCTCACTATGACAACACAGGTTTTGATGCCGAGGAGTCCCCTATGGATGCTTCGTCATCTACTGGGAGTCAAGGAAACCCACCGCTGGGCTCCAAACCTCGCAGCCAGTCGACACACGGGCGGCGCCCTCTCATGAGGCAAGAGCGTATCGTAGGCGTGCCCCTGGAGCTGGACACTCAGACGCTACCTTTCCACAGCAACCAGCGTTCCACTCCAGACAATGACCCACAGTCCACTGGACCTTCTTCCCAGAACCCTTGGCAGAATTGGACCAGAACGCCCAGCCCTTTGGAAGACCGGActgcttttccttccaaactggaTATAACACCCACCTCCAGCCCACACCCTGACCGCAAGAACATGGACCCAAG GCTGGACCAAAGTGCAGGGCCTTTGCCTGGCAGCTGGACATACCACAACAACCAGGAGGATCAAAACAGGAAGGATCAGCTAAGTGTCAGTGGGGGCAACAAAGTGACAGTAGTGATGAGTAAAAGCTCTGACCGTTTGTCCCCCATGATGAGAGAGATGAGGTCCAAGTTTAAGAAATCGCAGAGCATTGATGAGATCGACATTGGCTCCTACAAAGTGTACAG TATTCCAGTGGACAACTACAGTTCTTCCATCGAGCAGCAGACAAGCCTGGACCGGCCCGAGTTGCCTGGCTCCATGGAGCAGACCAGTATGGCGCGGTCACAGTCTGCCCCCATGTTAGACGATGAGCTGGGATTCCCGGGACACGGAGTCAATAGTCAGAACCAGTCTGCAATAAACCAAAAACCTGCCATCCCGCACAAGGCGTATCATTTTGACCACAACTACAACCCACAG GTGACCATTGACCGTCGaatccctcctcccttccccaaTACACCGGATTATATTAACCACGCACCAAAGGCCTTGGAGTACATTagtcaaacaggaaaaacattaCCCAAAGAGTTGGTGAGCCCGCGGTATCGTGACTATCCACCGTTGGAGATGTTCTCTTTCGCTCAATCACCGATCAACCAGGACGGTACGCCCAGCCAGCAACAGCCCATCCCAACGCCGCGTTCCAGGCCGGGCTTTTTGAGGAGAGCGGATTCACTGGTGAGCTCAACAGAGCTCGCTTTGTTCCGAAGGGTTCATGaagcccagcaggaggccctGCAAGAGGCACAGTACAGACATCAG ACGGACCCCCCTCTTTACAGTCGGGCTGTGGCCTATTCCACCCCCATGGAGCACTCAGCCCTCCCCGGTGTGGCAGATGGTCAGAGCCAGATGATGCATAATAAGAGAAATGGTCGCTATGATGATGACTATCCCACCTaccaggagcagaagaagccaATGATTGGATACCCAACCAAGAGTTTGACTCAGCGTCGCCCCCTGTCGGCCAGAAGCTACAGCACCGAAACCTATGGAGCATCGCAG GCCCGTCCAGTGTCAGCTCGTCCCACCATGGCTGCCCTGCTGGAGAAGATGCCCCCTGACTATGCTCTGGCAACTTGCCCTGAGAAAGCATCTGAGGACACCATTAAAGTGAGACCTGTCGTACCAGAGAAGCCCGAGGATATCACCTCCAGGATGCCCGCTGATTGGAGACAGCAGCTCCTTCGCCACATTGAGGCCAAACGATTGGATAGG AGTGGTGTCCTAAAGCACAACACGCTCACGCTGGGCATGCTCTGTCAGGGCGGGGGTCACGGCCAGGGGCACACCAGCACTTTGAACTTTAACCTTTACAATAACACTAAGCAtgagccccctgctggccgcTGGTTGCCACTACCTCCTCCGCCGTCTACTAATGCC ACTCCGTCTCAGCAGGGTGCCATACTTGAAAACGACCAGGAGGGGGTGACAGGGAGCAGCCAATGGGCTCCCTACTCACTTGGCAGGAGGGATGTCCCGCCTGATAATCTCATTAAAAAG ACTGTCCACTCTCACAATCCCTCTTCCCACcagtcacataacacacacatgattgtcacatcttcttcctcctcttcctccactacTCCTCATCGCGTGGTCAACCAACAGGGTTATGATGGGATGATGAGCAAAGGTGGACAGTACCAGCCAGGAATGCCACTGTCAGTGGTTCCCTCTGGGGGACCGGGTCAGTACCAGGGCAACATGTCTCAAG GTCACGCGGCTCCTGGGCAGGGGTACACTAGCTCGGGCCTACCCATGGTCCTGTCTTCATCTGGGAATCAGCCCCAGTACAACCCACATTCCTCTCACAGCTCGGGCCATCAGTCGGGCCTCCCCTCCACCAACCCACAGTACCACAGCAACCAGGGCATGATCCATAGCAACCAGGTTGTCATGACCCACACCAACCCACGACCACAGAGCGCTCGCTGCCTGTTGCAGACTAAAGGCCAGAAGAGCACAGATGGGTTTCACGAACAG ttGTGTGTGAGAATAGAGAAGAACCCTGGTCTTGGTTTCAGTATCTCTGGCGGCATCAGTGGCCAGGGGAACCCCTTCAAACCCTCTGATATG GGTATCTTTGTTACTAGGGTACAGCATGATGGACCCGCTGCATCTGTACTGCAGCCTGGAGACAAGATACTGCAG ATGCAGGGACACGCAGGATATTTACCCTCTGGCTTTTATTTGATGCATAAAAGCTGCAAGGACACAAAAGGGATGACAAAAGAAGAAAGGATGGGGGAATTAAGTGATCCAAAATTAAGTAGGAAAGAAGTGGAGGGTGAATGGATGTggaattaa